A stretch of the Thunnus thynnus chromosome 7, fThuThy2.1, whole genome shotgun sequence genome encodes the following:
- the LOC137185723 gene encoding period circadian protein homolog 2-like isoform X2 gives MSEDSDPKHYPYSTLDGHERNRERVGFQLEEEEGSPCGSISQLHRMASGYNEGCGGQDGVELEPELGLASEGSDSSHEHPASPGSPHDDRKRPRPTLHEDVEMGGSGSSGSGTESHGNESHGNESHGNESVGSSNGNGKDSALMESSGSNKSSNSHSPSPPSSSNAFSLVSSEQDNPSTSGCSSEQSAKAKTQKELFKTLKELKMHLPSEKRSKGKSSTVNTLKYALRCVKQVKANEEYYQMLMTNDSQPPGFDVSSYTIEEINSITSEYTLKNTDIFAVAVSLITGKIVYISDQAASILNCKPEVFNNAKFVEFLTPQDVSMFYSFTTPYRLPSWSMCTGAESSPTECMQEKSFFCRISGGKEREGDFQYYPFRMTPYLMKVQDPELAEEQFCCLLLAERVHSGYEAPRIPTDKRIFTTTHTPNCVFQDVDERAVPLLGFLPQDLIGTPVLLNLHPSDRPLMLAVHRKILQYAGQPFDHSSIRFCARNGEYITTDTSWSSFVNPWSRKVSFVIGRHKVRMGPVNEDVFAAPAFHGGKIMDSDIQEISEQIHRLLLQPVHNMGSSGYGSHGSNGSHEQLVSISSSSESNGNVTTGNTAEETGKAKPPRTFQEICKGVHMLKNQDSQVSLRSPPPSPSPSPSKPEPKKTTDTAAAAQRSPAVRLKDSAPPLQARDGTAASMEDFSCKDQTVCSYQQISCLDSVIRYLESCNIPITVKRKYQFSSNTTSSNSDDDKKGSVDGLQVTPDANTDPLMLDAQPGLSNMKAPKKPPSGAAAVVGGPLAPLTLPSKAESVVSITSQCSYSSTIVHVGDKKPQPESEIIEDVAGSPAPPPLPISVVSPPSQEKEAYKRLGLTKQVLAAHTQKEEQAFLNRCRELHSARTLQKDCSTYLHKHRGPAHAEESSGQRGAAKQGATRPETTAKKGSRNRKSKKPRMKHPESSDSAVSNRKPRPPLQGLNQTSWSPSEASMSAFNVSYPAMVPAYPLYPPAPAAQAQAPRPDPSLSTGFGEGQSTQAPPNATPFPAPIVTPVVALVLPNYLFPQIGQLSQIGQLGAAPRPTFFPEQTQTQPAYTTQQPFQPQQPAYTMQTQPPFTSQQPFPVQTAFPSQQPFQAAQAPFTTQQPFQAAQTPFTTQQPFQAAQTPFTTQQPFQATQTAYTTQQPFAAQPSFPVQTQFVTQAPYPAQPFPYSLTSEPPKTSAIEPREGAASRSSTPASGAREPTTSPPLFESRCSSPLQLNLLSMEEGQRSVERQDSTAPPAVAQGNSTAAVGAAGEKNGTTAKPESHQQVVSPGDGAHSDGNSSSCDLLDILLQEQEDSHSGTGSATSGSMGSGSGSGSGSGSGSGCNGCGTSASGASGSRTGSSNTSKYFGSVDSLEHDPKTKAKAKTRGEGDCEDGQSQAKVSTQEGEHFIKYVLQKPLWLLMANADNKVMMTYQMPSRDIQKVLREDKERLRQMQKSQPHFSSDQRRELVEEHPWMRRGGLPSAINVKECVYCEDAAAAPIEENLPEMDMGELGEELRQEGQNTQSQSEETRPQPDSGS, from the exons ATGTCTGAGGACAGCGATCCAAAGCACTACCCGTACTCAACCCTGGACGGGCACGAACGAAACCGGGAGAGGGTCGGCTTCCagctggaggaagaagaaggttCTCCTTGTGGCTCCATCAGCCAGCTGCACCGCATGGCCAGCGGTTACAACGAAGGTTGTGGCGGGCAGGACGGGGTCGAACTGGAACCGGAGTTAGGCTTGGCCTCTGAGGGGAGCGACAGCAGCCATGAGCACCCAGCCTCACCGGGCTCCCCGCATGATGACAGGAAGCGGCCACGCCCAACCTTACACGAGGATGTAGAAATGGGTGGCAGTGGTTCGAGTGGGAGTGGGACAGAATCTCATGGCAACGAGTCGCATGGCAATGAGTCCCACGGAAATGAATCTGTGGGCAGCTCGAACGGCAACGGCAAGGATTCTGCTCTGATGGAGTCGTCAGGGAGCAACAAGAG CTCAAACTCTCACAGCCCCTCGCCGCCAAGCAGCTCCAACGCCTTTAGTCTGGTGAGCTCCGAGCAGGACAACCCTTCAACCAGTGGCTGCAG CAGCGAACAGTCAGCCAAAGCTAAGACACAGAAGGAGCTCTTTAAGACCCTCAAGGAGCTGAAGATGCACTTGCCATCGGAAAAGAGGAGCAAGGGCAAGTCCAGCACCGTCAACACGCTCAAATATGCCCTGCGATGTGTCAAGCAGGTGAAAG CCAATGAGGAGTATTACCAGATGCTGATGACTAATGACAGTCAGCCACCAGGTTTTGACGTATCATCCTACACCATCGAGGAAATCAACAGCATCACCTCTGAATACACCCTCAAAAACACT GACATATTTGCTGTAGCTGTCTCCCTCATCACGGGGAAGATTGTTTACATCTCAGACCAGGCGGCGTCCATCTTGAACTGCAAACCTGAAGTGTTCAACAATGCCAAGTTTGTGGAGTTCCTGACACCTCAGGATGTTAGCATGTTCTACAGCTTCACCACGCCCTACCGCCTGCCATCATGGAGCATGTGCACCGGAGCAG AGTCTTCTCCCACGGAGTGCATGCAGGAGAAATCCTTCTTTTGCCGCATCAG tggTGGTAAGGAGCGTGAAGGGGATTTCCAGTACTATCCTTTCCGTATGACTCCCTACCTGATGAAAGTCCAGGATCCTGAGCTGGCTGAGGAACAGTTCTGCTGCCTCCTGCTGGCTGAGAGGGTGCACTCTGGTTATGAAG CACCCAGAATCCCTACAGACAAACGTATCttcaccaccacacacacacctaactGTGTGTTCCAGGATGTGGATGAGAG GGCTGTTCCTCTGTTGGGTTTCCTCCCTCAGGACCTGATTGGGACCCCTGTGCTGCTCAATCTGCACCCAAGTGACCGACCCTTAATGCTGGCTGTGCATCGCAAGA TCCTGCAGTATGCTGGTCAGCCGTTTGACCATTCCTCCATCCGCTTCTGTGCAAGAAATGGGGAGTACATCACCACCGACACCAGCTGGTCCAGCTTTGTCAACCCCTGGAGCCGCAAGGTCTCCTTTGTCATTGGCAGGCACAAAGTCCGCAT gggtCCTGTGAACGAAGATGTGTTTGCAGCACCAGCTTTCCATGGAGGGAAGATCATGGACTCAGACATCCAGGAAATTAGTGAACAGATCCACAGGCTCCTACTCCAA CCGGTCCACAACATGGGCTCCAGTGGTTATGGTAGCCATGGCAGCAATGGTTCCCATGAACAACTGGTGAGCATCAGCTCGTCCAGTGAGAGCAACGGGAACGTCACAACGGGGAACACAGCGGAGGAGACGGGCAAGGCCAAGCCTCCCAGGACATTCCAGGAGATTTGTAAGGGAGTCCACATGCTGAAGAACCAAGACTCCCAGGTCAGCCTGCGCTCCCCTCCCCCTTCGCCCTCACCGTCTCCATCCAAGCCCGAACCAAAGAAGACCACTGACA cagctgcagcagctcagaggagTCCAGCAGTGCGTCTGAAGGACTCAGCGCCCCCTCTGCAGGCCAGAGACGGTACTGCAGCCAGCATGGAGGACTTCTCCTGCAAAGACCAGACTGTCTGCTCCTACCAGCAGATCAGCTGCCTCGACAGTGTCATCag ATACCTGGAGAGTTGTAACATCCCCATCACAGTGAAGAGAAAGTACCAGTTCTCCTCCAACACCACTTCCTCTAACTCTGATGATGACAAGAAGGGCTCAGTGGACGGCTTGCAAGTGACTCCGGATGCAAACACAG ATCCTTTGATGCTTGATGCCCAGCCAGGCCTGTCAAACATGAAAGCACCTAAGAAGCCTCCATCTGGGGCAGCTGCTGTGGTGGGAGGCCCCCTGGCTCCACTCACACTGCCCAGCAAGGCTGAGAGCGTCGTGTCCATCACCTCGCAATGCAGCTACAGCAGCACCATCGTCCATGTGGGAGACAAGAAGCCTCAGCCAGAGTCTG AGATTATCGAGGATGTGGCAGGGAGCCCGGCACCCCCACCTTTGCCCATTAGCGTGGTGTCTCCGCCCAGCCAGGAAAAGGAGGCCTATAAGAGGCTGGGACTGACCAAGCAGGTGCTGGCAGCACACACCCAGAAAGAAGAGCAGGCCTTCCTCAACCGCTGCCGAGAGCTCCACAGCGCCAGGACCTTACAGAAGGACTGTTCCACATATCTGCACAAACATAGAGGGCCAGCCCATGCTGAAG AATCATCTGGACAGCGAGGTGCTGCCAAACAGGGTGCTACCAGGCCAGAGACTACTGCCAAGAAGGGCAGCCGCAACAGGAAGTCCAAGAAGCCACGCATGAAGCATCCTGAGTCGTCGGACAGTGCTGTGTCAAACCGCAAACCCCGGCCCCCTCTCCAGGGTCTCAACCAAACCTCGTGGTCCCCGTCCGAAGCATCCATGTCAGCTTTTAACGTGTCCTACCCAGCCATGGTGCCTGCATACCCGCTCTACCCCCCAGCACCTGCCGCCCAGGCTCAGGCCCCCCGCCCTGACCCCTCCCTTTCTACAGGCTTTGGAGAGGGGCAGAGCACACAAGCCCCGCCCAACGCCACTCCATTCCCCGCCCCCATTGTTACACCTGTGGTGGCTTTAGTGCTGCCAAATTACCTCTTCCCCCAAATAGGACAGTTAAGTCAGATAGGCCAGCTGGGGGCTGCTCCTAGACCTACATTTTTCCCTGAGCAGACCCAGACACAACCTGCATACACTACCCAGCAGCCCTTTCAGCCCCAGCAGCCGGCCTACACCATGCAAACACAACCTCCCTTCACCAGCCAACAGCCGTTCCCTGTGCAGACTGCCTTTCCATCCCAGCAGCCATTCCAAGCCGCTCAGGCACCCTTCACTACCCAGCAGCCTTTCCAGGCTGCCCAGACCCCCTTTACCACCCAGCAGCCTTTCCAGGCTGCCCAGACCCCCTTTACTACCCAGCAGCCTTTCCAGGCCACACAGACTGCCTACACTACTCAGCAGCCCTTCGCTGCTCAGCCTTCTTTCCCAGTGCAGACTCAGTTTGTGACTCAAGCCCCTTATCCAGCTCAGCCCTTCCCCTACAGCCTAACTTCTGAGCCCCCCAAAACCTCGGCCATAGAGCCCCGAGAGGGGGCGGCGTCCCGCTCCTCCACTCCAGCCTCTGGGGCGCGGGAGCCCACGACATCACCACCACTGTTTGAGTCGCGGTGCAGCTCGCCCCTGCAGCTCAATCTGCTGAGCATGGAGGAGGGACAGCGCTCAGTGGAACGTCAGGACagcacagcgccccctgctgtaGCCCAAGgcaacagcacagcagcagtggGAGCAGCAGGGGAGAAAAACGGAACCACAGCCAAACCTGAAAGTCACCAACAG GTTGTGTCTCCAGGAGATGGGGCTCACAGTGATGGTAACTCCTCTTCCTGTGACCTGCTTGACATTCTGCTGCAGGAGCAGGAGGATTCCCACTCTGGCACTGGATCAGCCACCTCTGGCTCCATGGGCTCAGGGTCCGGCTCTGGATCTGGCTCAGGATCCGGCTCAGGCTGTAATGGCTGTGGTACCTCAGCTAGTGGAGCCTCGGGCAGCAGAACAG GGAGCAGCAACACCAGCAAGTACTTCGGCAGTGTTGACTCCCTAGAACACGACCCAAAGACCAAGGCCAAAGCCAAGACAAGAGGCGAAGGAGACTGTGAAGATGGCCAGTCGCAGGCTAAGGTCTCAACACAAGAGGGAGAGCATTTCATCAAATACGTCCTCCAGAAGCCCCTCTGGCTACTGATGGCCAATGCTGACAACAAGGTCATGATGACATATCAAATGCCATCAAG GGACATTCAGAAGGTCCTGCGGGAAGACAAGGAGAGGCTAAGGCAGATGCAGAAGAGCCAGCCTCACTTCTCCTCCGACCAGCGACGAGAGCTAGTGGAGGAACACCCCTGGATGAGAAGGGGGGGTCTACCTTCTGCTATCAATGTGAAG gagtgtGTGTACTGTGAAGACGCAGCGGCAGCCCCCATCGAGGAGAACCTGCCAGAAATGGACATGGGTGAGCTGGGGGAGGAGCTGAGACAAGAAGGCCAGAACactcagagccaatcagaggagacACGGCCTCAACCGGACTCTGGCTCCTGA
- the LOC137185723 gene encoding period circadian protein homolog 2-like isoform X1, which produces MSEDSDPKHYPYSTLDGHERNRERVGFQLEEEEGSPCGSISQLHRMASGYNEGCGGQDGVELEPELGLASEGSDSSHEHPASPGSPHDDRKRPRPTLHEDVEMGGSGSSGSGTESHGNESHGNESHGNESVGSSNGNGKDSALMESSGSNKSSNSHSPSPPSSSNAFSLVSSEQDNPSTSGCSSEQSAKAKTQKELFKTLKELKMHLPSEKRSKGKSSTVNTLKYALRCVKQVKANEEYYQMLMTNDSQPPGFDVSSYTIEEINSITSEYTLKNTDIFAVAVSLITGKIVYISDQAASILNCKPEVFNNAKFVEFLTPQDVSMFYSFTTPYRLPSWSMCTGAESSPTECMQEKSFFCRISGGKEREGDFQYYPFRMTPYLMKVQDPELAEEQFCCLLLAERVHSGYEAPRIPTDKRIFTTTHTPNCVFQDVDERAVPLLGFLPQDLIGTPVLLNLHPSDRPLMLAVHRKILQYAGQPFDHSSIRFCARNGEYITTDTSWSSFVNPWSRKVSFVIGRHKVRMGPVNEDVFAAPAFHGGKIMDSDIQEISEQIHRLLLQPVHNMGSSGYGSHGSNGSHEQLVSISSSSESNGNVTTGNTAEETGKAKPPRTFQEICKGVHMLKNQDSQVSLRSPPPSPSPSPSKPEPKKTTDTAAAAAQRSPAVRLKDSAPPLQARDGTAASMEDFSCKDQTVCSYQQISCLDSVIRYLESCNIPITVKRKYQFSSNTTSSNSDDDKKGSVDGLQVTPDANTDPLMLDAQPGLSNMKAPKKPPSGAAAVVGGPLAPLTLPSKAESVVSITSQCSYSSTIVHVGDKKPQPESEIIEDVAGSPAPPPLPISVVSPPSQEKEAYKRLGLTKQVLAAHTQKEEQAFLNRCRELHSARTLQKDCSTYLHKHRGPAHAEESSGQRGAAKQGATRPETTAKKGSRNRKSKKPRMKHPESSDSAVSNRKPRPPLQGLNQTSWSPSEASMSAFNVSYPAMVPAYPLYPPAPAAQAQAPRPDPSLSTGFGEGQSTQAPPNATPFPAPIVTPVVALVLPNYLFPQIGQLSQIGQLGAAPRPTFFPEQTQTQPAYTTQQPFQPQQPAYTMQTQPPFTSQQPFPVQTAFPSQQPFQAAQAPFTTQQPFQAAQTPFTTQQPFQAAQTPFTTQQPFQATQTAYTTQQPFAAQPSFPVQTQFVTQAPYPAQPFPYSLTSEPPKTSAIEPREGAASRSSTPASGAREPTTSPPLFESRCSSPLQLNLLSMEEGQRSVERQDSTAPPAVAQGNSTAAVGAAGEKNGTTAKPESHQQVVSPGDGAHSDGNSSSCDLLDILLQEQEDSHSGTGSATSGSMGSGSGSGSGSGSGSGCNGCGTSASGASGSRTGSSNTSKYFGSVDSLEHDPKTKAKAKTRGEGDCEDGQSQAKVSTQEGEHFIKYVLQKPLWLLMANADNKVMMTYQMPSRDIQKVLREDKERLRQMQKSQPHFSSDQRRELVEEHPWMRRGGLPSAINVKECVYCEDAAAAPIEENLPEMDMGELGEELRQEGQNTQSQSEETRPQPDSGS; this is translated from the exons ATGTCTGAGGACAGCGATCCAAAGCACTACCCGTACTCAACCCTGGACGGGCACGAACGAAACCGGGAGAGGGTCGGCTTCCagctggaggaagaagaaggttCTCCTTGTGGCTCCATCAGCCAGCTGCACCGCATGGCCAGCGGTTACAACGAAGGTTGTGGCGGGCAGGACGGGGTCGAACTGGAACCGGAGTTAGGCTTGGCCTCTGAGGGGAGCGACAGCAGCCATGAGCACCCAGCCTCACCGGGCTCCCCGCATGATGACAGGAAGCGGCCACGCCCAACCTTACACGAGGATGTAGAAATGGGTGGCAGTGGTTCGAGTGGGAGTGGGACAGAATCTCATGGCAACGAGTCGCATGGCAATGAGTCCCACGGAAATGAATCTGTGGGCAGCTCGAACGGCAACGGCAAGGATTCTGCTCTGATGGAGTCGTCAGGGAGCAACAAGAG CTCAAACTCTCACAGCCCCTCGCCGCCAAGCAGCTCCAACGCCTTTAGTCTGGTGAGCTCCGAGCAGGACAACCCTTCAACCAGTGGCTGCAG CAGCGAACAGTCAGCCAAAGCTAAGACACAGAAGGAGCTCTTTAAGACCCTCAAGGAGCTGAAGATGCACTTGCCATCGGAAAAGAGGAGCAAGGGCAAGTCCAGCACCGTCAACACGCTCAAATATGCCCTGCGATGTGTCAAGCAGGTGAAAG CCAATGAGGAGTATTACCAGATGCTGATGACTAATGACAGTCAGCCACCAGGTTTTGACGTATCATCCTACACCATCGAGGAAATCAACAGCATCACCTCTGAATACACCCTCAAAAACACT GACATATTTGCTGTAGCTGTCTCCCTCATCACGGGGAAGATTGTTTACATCTCAGACCAGGCGGCGTCCATCTTGAACTGCAAACCTGAAGTGTTCAACAATGCCAAGTTTGTGGAGTTCCTGACACCTCAGGATGTTAGCATGTTCTACAGCTTCACCACGCCCTACCGCCTGCCATCATGGAGCATGTGCACCGGAGCAG AGTCTTCTCCCACGGAGTGCATGCAGGAGAAATCCTTCTTTTGCCGCATCAG tggTGGTAAGGAGCGTGAAGGGGATTTCCAGTACTATCCTTTCCGTATGACTCCCTACCTGATGAAAGTCCAGGATCCTGAGCTGGCTGAGGAACAGTTCTGCTGCCTCCTGCTGGCTGAGAGGGTGCACTCTGGTTATGAAG CACCCAGAATCCCTACAGACAAACGTATCttcaccaccacacacacacctaactGTGTGTTCCAGGATGTGGATGAGAG GGCTGTTCCTCTGTTGGGTTTCCTCCCTCAGGACCTGATTGGGACCCCTGTGCTGCTCAATCTGCACCCAAGTGACCGACCCTTAATGCTGGCTGTGCATCGCAAGA TCCTGCAGTATGCTGGTCAGCCGTTTGACCATTCCTCCATCCGCTTCTGTGCAAGAAATGGGGAGTACATCACCACCGACACCAGCTGGTCCAGCTTTGTCAACCCCTGGAGCCGCAAGGTCTCCTTTGTCATTGGCAGGCACAAAGTCCGCAT gggtCCTGTGAACGAAGATGTGTTTGCAGCACCAGCTTTCCATGGAGGGAAGATCATGGACTCAGACATCCAGGAAATTAGTGAACAGATCCACAGGCTCCTACTCCAA CCGGTCCACAACATGGGCTCCAGTGGTTATGGTAGCCATGGCAGCAATGGTTCCCATGAACAACTGGTGAGCATCAGCTCGTCCAGTGAGAGCAACGGGAACGTCACAACGGGGAACACAGCGGAGGAGACGGGCAAGGCCAAGCCTCCCAGGACATTCCAGGAGATTTGTAAGGGAGTCCACATGCTGAAGAACCAAGACTCCCAGGTCAGCCTGCGCTCCCCTCCCCCTTCGCCCTCACCGTCTCCATCCAAGCCCGAACCAAAGAAGACCACTGACA cagcagctgcagcagctcagaggagTCCAGCAGTGCGTCTGAAGGACTCAGCGCCCCCTCTGCAGGCCAGAGACGGTACTGCAGCCAGCATGGAGGACTTCTCCTGCAAAGACCAGACTGTCTGCTCCTACCAGCAGATCAGCTGCCTCGACAGTGTCATCag ATACCTGGAGAGTTGTAACATCCCCATCACAGTGAAGAGAAAGTACCAGTTCTCCTCCAACACCACTTCCTCTAACTCTGATGATGACAAGAAGGGCTCAGTGGACGGCTTGCAAGTGACTCCGGATGCAAACACAG ATCCTTTGATGCTTGATGCCCAGCCAGGCCTGTCAAACATGAAAGCACCTAAGAAGCCTCCATCTGGGGCAGCTGCTGTGGTGGGAGGCCCCCTGGCTCCACTCACACTGCCCAGCAAGGCTGAGAGCGTCGTGTCCATCACCTCGCAATGCAGCTACAGCAGCACCATCGTCCATGTGGGAGACAAGAAGCCTCAGCCAGAGTCTG AGATTATCGAGGATGTGGCAGGGAGCCCGGCACCCCCACCTTTGCCCATTAGCGTGGTGTCTCCGCCCAGCCAGGAAAAGGAGGCCTATAAGAGGCTGGGACTGACCAAGCAGGTGCTGGCAGCACACACCCAGAAAGAAGAGCAGGCCTTCCTCAACCGCTGCCGAGAGCTCCACAGCGCCAGGACCTTACAGAAGGACTGTTCCACATATCTGCACAAACATAGAGGGCCAGCCCATGCTGAAG AATCATCTGGACAGCGAGGTGCTGCCAAACAGGGTGCTACCAGGCCAGAGACTACTGCCAAGAAGGGCAGCCGCAACAGGAAGTCCAAGAAGCCACGCATGAAGCATCCTGAGTCGTCGGACAGTGCTGTGTCAAACCGCAAACCCCGGCCCCCTCTCCAGGGTCTCAACCAAACCTCGTGGTCCCCGTCCGAAGCATCCATGTCAGCTTTTAACGTGTCCTACCCAGCCATGGTGCCTGCATACCCGCTCTACCCCCCAGCACCTGCCGCCCAGGCTCAGGCCCCCCGCCCTGACCCCTCCCTTTCTACAGGCTTTGGAGAGGGGCAGAGCACACAAGCCCCGCCCAACGCCACTCCATTCCCCGCCCCCATTGTTACACCTGTGGTGGCTTTAGTGCTGCCAAATTACCTCTTCCCCCAAATAGGACAGTTAAGTCAGATAGGCCAGCTGGGGGCTGCTCCTAGACCTACATTTTTCCCTGAGCAGACCCAGACACAACCTGCATACACTACCCAGCAGCCCTTTCAGCCCCAGCAGCCGGCCTACACCATGCAAACACAACCTCCCTTCACCAGCCAACAGCCGTTCCCTGTGCAGACTGCCTTTCCATCCCAGCAGCCATTCCAAGCCGCTCAGGCACCCTTCACTACCCAGCAGCCTTTCCAGGCTGCCCAGACCCCCTTTACCACCCAGCAGCCTTTCCAGGCTGCCCAGACCCCCTTTACTACCCAGCAGCCTTTCCAGGCCACACAGACTGCCTACACTACTCAGCAGCCCTTCGCTGCTCAGCCTTCTTTCCCAGTGCAGACTCAGTTTGTGACTCAAGCCCCTTATCCAGCTCAGCCCTTCCCCTACAGCCTAACTTCTGAGCCCCCCAAAACCTCGGCCATAGAGCCCCGAGAGGGGGCGGCGTCCCGCTCCTCCACTCCAGCCTCTGGGGCGCGGGAGCCCACGACATCACCACCACTGTTTGAGTCGCGGTGCAGCTCGCCCCTGCAGCTCAATCTGCTGAGCATGGAGGAGGGACAGCGCTCAGTGGAACGTCAGGACagcacagcgccccctgctgtaGCCCAAGgcaacagcacagcagcagtggGAGCAGCAGGGGAGAAAAACGGAACCACAGCCAAACCTGAAAGTCACCAACAG GTTGTGTCTCCAGGAGATGGGGCTCACAGTGATGGTAACTCCTCTTCCTGTGACCTGCTTGACATTCTGCTGCAGGAGCAGGAGGATTCCCACTCTGGCACTGGATCAGCCACCTCTGGCTCCATGGGCTCAGGGTCCGGCTCTGGATCTGGCTCAGGATCCGGCTCAGGCTGTAATGGCTGTGGTACCTCAGCTAGTGGAGCCTCGGGCAGCAGAACAG GGAGCAGCAACACCAGCAAGTACTTCGGCAGTGTTGACTCCCTAGAACACGACCCAAAGACCAAGGCCAAAGCCAAGACAAGAGGCGAAGGAGACTGTGAAGATGGCCAGTCGCAGGCTAAGGTCTCAACACAAGAGGGAGAGCATTTCATCAAATACGTCCTCCAGAAGCCCCTCTGGCTACTGATGGCCAATGCTGACAACAAGGTCATGATGACATATCAAATGCCATCAAG GGACATTCAGAAGGTCCTGCGGGAAGACAAGGAGAGGCTAAGGCAGATGCAGAAGAGCCAGCCTCACTTCTCCTCCGACCAGCGACGAGAGCTAGTGGAGGAACACCCCTGGATGAGAAGGGGGGGTCTACCTTCTGCTATCAATGTGAAG gagtgtGTGTACTGTGAAGACGCAGCGGCAGCCCCCATCGAGGAGAACCTGCCAGAAATGGACATGGGTGAGCTGGGGGAGGAGCTGAGACAAGAAGGCCAGAACactcagagccaatcagaggagacACGGCCTCAACCGGACTCTGGCTCCTGA
- the her13 gene encoding hairy-related 13, with the protein MAPSARPSNTGLDMEEDELYYGIQKGDRKTRKPLVEKKRRARINESLQELRTLLADTDFHSKMENAEVLEMTVKKVEDILKNRTQESDALSREASERFAAGYIQCMHEVHMFVSSCPGIDATVAAELLNHLLECMPLNEDHLQDVLMDLITDTSGSSTWHGGSETLCATLASPGGRSVSSSSSSALSPAPSTTSSEDLCSDLDETDSEHNHSSTEGMESREALSMPTITYPLSMWRPW; encoded by the exons ATGGCCCCCTCGGCTCGGCCCAGCAACACCGGACTTGACATGGAAGAAGATGAGCTCTATTACGGGATTCAGAAAGGGGACAGAAAG ACTAGGAAACCCCTGGTGGAGAAGAAGAGGCGAGCTCGCATCAATGAGAGTTTGCAGGAGCTGCGGACTTTGCTGGCAGACACAGAC TTTCACTCCAAGATGGAGAACGCAGAGGTGCTGGAGATGACGGTGAAAAAGGTGGAGGATATCCTGAAGAACCGAACCCAAG AATCAGACGCACTCAGCCGTGAAGCCAGCGAGAGATTTGCTGCTGGCTACATCCAGTGCATGCATGAGGTCCACATGTTTGTGTCCAGCTGTCCTGGGATCGATGCAACAGTGGCAGCCGAGCTCCTCAACCATCTGCTGGAGTGCATGCCCCTGAATGAGGACCACCTCCAGGACGTGCTGATGGATTTAATCACAGACACTTCTGGGAGCAGCACTTGGCACGGAGGCAGCGAGACGCTCTGCGCGACCCTGGCCTCCCCTGGAGGAAGGAGTGTATCCAGCAGCTCGTCCTCGGCCCTCTCCCCGGCCCCGTCCACCACATCCAGCGAGGACCTGTGCTCTGACCTGGATGAGACCGACAGCGAGCACAACCACAGCTCCACAGAGGGTATGGAGAGCAGGGAGGCCCTGAGCATGCCCACCATCACCTACCCCCTGTCTATGTGGAGACCCTGGTAG